The following proteins are encoded in a genomic region of Streptococcus sp. 29892:
- a CDS encoding zeta toxin family protein produces the protein MANIVNFTDKQFENRLNDNLEELVQGKKAVESPTAFLLGGQPGSGKTSLRSAILEETQGNVIVIDNDTFKQQHPNFDELAKLYEKDVVKHVTPYSNRMTEAIISRLSDQGYNLVIEGTGRTTDVPIQTATMLQAKGYETKMYVMAVPKINSYLGTIERYETMYADDPMTARATPKQAHDIVVKNLPTNLETLHKTGLFSDIRLYNREGVKLYSSLETPSISPKETLERELNRKVSGKEIQPTLERIEQKMVQNQHQETPEFKAIQQKLESLQPPTPPIPKTPKLPGL, from the coding sequence ATGGCAAATATAGTCAATTTTACTGACAAACAATTTGAAAATCGCTTAAATGATAATTTAGAAGAATTGGTTCAAGGAAAAAAAGCGGTTGAATCGCCAACCGCTTTTTTACTTGGTGGGCAACCAGGGTCAGGGAAAACGAGTTTGCGATCAGCAATTCTTGAAGAAACACAAGGGAATGTTATTGTCATTGATAATGATACCTTTAAACAACAGCACCCTAATTTTGATGAACTAGCGAAACTTTATGAGAAAGACGTAGTAAAACACGTTACCCCTTATTCTAATCGCATGACAGAAGCGATCATAAGCCGTTTAAGCGATCAAGGCTATAACTTGGTGATTGAAGGTACAGGACGAACAACAGACGTTCCCATTCAAACCGCAACAATGCTTCAAGCCAAAGGTTATGAAACAAAAATGTATGTCATGGCAGTACCTAAAATCAACTCATATTTAGGAACAATTGAACGATATGAAACCATGTATGCAGATGATCCAATGACAGCCAGGGCAACACCAAAACAAGCGCATGATATTGTTGTCAAAAACTTACCGACCAATTTAGAAACCCTTCATAAAACGGGCTTATTTAGCGATATAAGGCTTTACAATAGAGAAGGAGTGAAACTCTATTCAAGCTTAGAAACGCCTTCCATTAGTCCGAAAGAGACCTTAGAAAGAGAATTAAATCGTAAAGTATCAGGGAAAGAAATTCAACCGACTTTGGAGAGAATAGAGCAAAAAATGGTTCAAAATCAACACCAAGAAACCCCTGAATTTAAAGCAATTCAACAAAAATTGGAAAGCTTGCAGCCACCTACACCACCAATACCCAAAACACCTAAACTTCCAGGACTTTAA
- a CDS encoding phospholipase D family protein: MAKVDYSIQRLDDISFADIVKETLCKKHNKAIYYSAFLREDSVLEIRELLEEETDFTAVIGIRNGSTSSQGLRALVDTGVSVFVVDTGSQTTIFHAKSLLLIDEENERAYAVIGSSNFTVGGFHRNIENNVSLELDLTDDSDKKFYDDFLKGYQQLLSFVDAENEDGVNTSNVLKVDNNNLVDDLLSDGRVIDETINRVKISLGKSSIRSKTVKQMKLTPIKKKQNLTKNSKNNDGGIKVNKTSPVLTSTLSGTVSEVWKSKELKERDLTIPSNSRTNSTGSMLMKKGAYDIDQQSYFYNEVFNQLIWSNREGKPTYNYFTEAKFHFIIEGIEYGPYTLTLKYDERTDTKSYQQKQPNVSLSWGEARDIIKNRNLLGKIMTLYKVDGTTDEFLIEITGE, encoded by the coding sequence ATGGCAAAAGTAGATTATTCAATTCAACGTTTAGATGATATAAGTTTTGCAGATATTGTTAAGGAAACACTGTGTAAGAAACATAACAAAGCAATTTATTATTCTGCGTTTCTAAGAGAGGACAGTGTGTTAGAAATACGGGAGTTACTTGAAGAGGAGACTGATTTTACTGCTGTTATTGGTATTAGAAATGGTTCAACTTCATCCCAGGGATTAAGAGCGTTAGTTGATACTGGCGTAAGTGTTTTTGTCGTTGATACAGGGTCGCAAACAACTATTTTTCATGCGAAATCATTGTTATTAATTGATGAAGAAAACGAGAGGGCTTATGCAGTAATTGGTAGTTCTAACTTTACCGTAGGTGGTTTTCATAGGAATATTGAGAATAACGTAAGTTTAGAGTTAGACTTAACCGATGATTCTGATAAAAAATTTTATGATGATTTTCTTAAAGGATATCAACAATTGTTGTCTTTTGTAGATGCTGAAAATGAAGATGGGGTAAACACAAGTAACGTTTTAAAAGTAGATAATAATAATCTTGTGGATGACTTGCTTTCAGATGGACGAGTAATTGACGAAACAATTAATAGGGTAAAAATTAGTTTAGGTAAATCTTCTATTCGTAGTAAGACAGTCAAACAAATGAAACTTACTCCTATTAAGAAAAAGCAAAATTTAACTAAGAATTCAAAAAATAATGATGGAGGTATTAAGGTTAATAAAACAAGTCCTGTTTTAACATCTACATTATCAGGAACAGTAAGTGAAGTATGGAAATCCAAGGAGCTGAAAGAAAGAGATTTAACAATTCCTTCTAATAGTAGAACTAACTCAACAGGTTCTATGCTAATGAAAAAAGGAGCGTATGATATTGATCAGCAGAGCTATTTCTACAATGAAGTGTTTAACCAACTTATTTGGTCGAATCGTGAAGGTAAACCGACATATAATTATTTTACAGAAGCTAAATTTCACTTCATTATAGAAGGAATTGAGTATGGACCATATACATTAACATTGAAATATGATGAGAGAACCGATACGAAGAGTTATCAGCAGAAACAACCGAATGTAAGTTTATCTTGGGGTGAAGCAAGAGATATTATAAAAAATCGTAATCTGTTAGGAAAAATAATGACTCTTTATAAAGTTGATGGAACAACGGATGAGTTCTTAATTGAAATTACTGGTGAATAG
- a CDS encoding N-6 DNA methylase: MLLKENASIEKLSGRYFTPQLIADFVTKWVLNQETNINKILEPSVGDGVFLRSLRSENVDKSSSILAIEIDEETSHIAAQLSRFHHISGWHQKNQTEVDGDSLNVVVNDDFYHAYKNGLDKMRFQGILGNPPYIRYQYLTEEQREEQSEILTKNKMKPNKLINAWVSFTVACISCMDSSSRIGLVIPAELLQVKYSEDLRKFLLTELNRCTIVTFDDLVFDDIEQEVVLLLGEKIKGDKEHSIKVVPFKNADDLQEHSLNEFEFMNVDKESNKWTRYFLNNEQIHLINTIKQSNEFVEFSDVAKCEVGITTGNNAYFCINEEIVEKYDLRKYCKPLIARSVNIKGVQFQKEDWEENIESGARTYLLDLSPYEKSEFKDGVNNYIKWGEENSHNTSYKTRIRDEWYKVPSVWSPDIFFLRRNYQFPKVMLNTEEVSAVSTDTMHRVRLKNHADGKRLIVAYYTTVGLLFSELEGRSYGGGVLEILPSEVSKIMLPNIFDAKKVTDAEIDILFNKIDEFIRQNGSDNIEVLINELDNKILVEKIGLEINSVIELRKAWKKLQNRRLSRGRTAQ, translated from the coding sequence GTGTTATTAAAAGAAAATGCATCAATTGAGAAGTTAAGTGGACGGTATTTTACCCCACAATTAATAGCAGATTTTGTTACAAAGTGGGTTTTGAATCAAGAAACTAATATCAACAAGATCTTAGAACCGAGCGTAGGTGACGGAGTATTTTTAAGGAGTCTTAGATCTGAAAACGTAGATAAATCTTCTAGTATTCTTGCAATTGAAATAGATGAGGAAACTTCTCATATAGCAGCTCAGTTAAGTAGGTTTCATCATATTTCTGGTTGGCATCAGAAAAATCAAACAGAGGTTGATGGGGACTCGTTAAATGTCGTGGTCAATGATGATTTCTATCATGCTTACAAGAATGGATTAGATAAGATGAGATTTCAAGGAATCTTGGGAAATCCTCCTTATATTAGATATCAATACTTAACTGAAGAACAGAGAGAAGAACAAAGTGAGATTTTAACTAAAAACAAAATGAAGCCCAATAAATTAATCAATGCCTGGGTTTCATTTACAGTAGCATGTATTAGTTGTATGGATAGTTCGAGTCGAATTGGGTTAGTCATTCCTGCGGAATTATTACAAGTAAAGTATTCAGAGGATTTGAGGAAATTTTTACTAACAGAACTTAATAGATGTACCATAGTTACATTTGATGATTTAGTGTTTGATGATATAGAGCAAGAAGTGGTTCTTCTTCTTGGTGAAAAAATAAAAGGTGACAAAGAACATTCTATAAAAGTTGTACCTTTTAAAAATGCAGATGATTTACAGGAACATTCATTAAATGAGTTTGAGTTTATGAATGTTGATAAAGAATCTAATAAGTGGACAAGATATTTTCTAAATAACGAACAAATTCACTTAATTAATACCATTAAGCAAAGTAATGAATTTGTTGAATTTTCAGATGTTGCTAAGTGTGAAGTTGGAATTACAACAGGTAATAATGCATACTTCTGTATCAATGAAGAAATTGTGGAAAAATATGACTTAAGAAAGTATTGTAAACCATTAATAGCTAGAAGCGTAAATATTAAGGGAGTCCAATTTCAAAAAGAAGATTGGGAAGAAAATATTGAGTCAGGGGCTAGAACATACTTATTGGATCTCAGTCCATATGAAAAAAGTGAATTTAAAGATGGTGTGAATAATTACATAAAATGGGGAGAAGAAAATAGCCACAATACTTCTTATAAAACGAGAATTCGTGATGAGTGGTACAAAGTCCCTTCAGTGTGGAGTCCAGATATTTTCTTTTTGAGGAGAAATTACCAATTCCCTAAAGTTATGTTGAATACAGAAGAAGTATCTGCGGTAAGCACAGATACAATGCACAGAGTTAGGTTGAAAAATCATGCTGATGGGAAAAGATTAATTGTTGCCTACTATACAACTGTTGGTTTGTTATTTTCAGAGCTTGAGGGGAGAAGTTATGGTGGAGGTGTACTTGAAATATTACCTAGTGAGGTCTCAAAGATAATGCTTCCGAATATTTTTGATGCAAAGAAAGTAACAGATGCTGAGATTGATATTCTATTTAATAAAATTGACGAATTTATTCGCCAAAACGGGAGTGATAATATCGAAGTGCTAATAAATGAGTTAGATAATAAAATATTAGTTGAAAAGATTGGTTTAGAGATTAACTCTGTGATAGAACTCAGAAAAGCTTGGAAAAAATTACAAAATCGAAGGCTTTCACGAGGAAGAACAGCACAGTAA
- a CDS encoding BREX-1 system adenine-specific DNA-methyltransferase PglX, translated as MLKSKKVRACLMEDSVFDQSIVGIFPKKSSDLLFILALLNSAIVNEIIHSINPTVNNSANYLKRIPIPKINEIDRQQLNKLVLGIVDNHEDNQRELDELFDRLYAKLS; from the coding sequence ATGCTTAAAAGTAAAAAAGTTCGTGCTTGTCTAATGGAAGACAGTGTATTTGATCAAAGTATTGTAGGTATTTTTCCAAAAAAATCATCAGATTTACTATTTATTTTAGCATTGCTTAATTCTGCTATAGTCAATGAAATTATTCATTCTATTAATCCAACAGTGAATAATTCAGCGAATTATCTAAAACGTATTCCTATACCAAAAATAAACGAAATTGATAGACAACAACTTAACAAACTTGTATTAGGTATTGTAGATAATCATGAGGACAATCAGAGGGAGCTTGATGAGCTCTTTGATAGACTATATGCTAAATTGAGCTAA